One Blattabacterium cuenoti DNA window includes the following coding sequences:
- a CDS encoding nucleotide exchange factor GrpE, which yields MDCNKKNTEKKVEIENLSSDNDKKNNPNTTESIPFSCKKEEKEEIHIHDPLKIKKEIKSLKEELKKEKDKFLRIFAEFENSKKRIQKERLDLFRTIHQQILIDLIPILDDFERSLKELKKSKDELLIKGVSLIQEKLIKILKEKGLKKIKTKKGDDFNTDFHEAITQVPSITEDLKGKVLEIIESGYILKEKVIRHAKVITGK from the coding sequence ATGGATTGTAATAAAAAAAATACTGAAAAAAAAGTAGAAATAGAAAATCTATCTTCGGATAATGATAAGAAGAATAATCCGAATACGACAGAATCGATTCCTTTTTCTTGCAAAAAAGAAGAAAAAGAAGAAATTCATATTCATGATCCATTAAAAATAAAAAAAGAAATAAAATCTCTTAAAGAAGAATTAAAAAAAGAAAAAGATAAATTTTTACGTATTTTTGCAGAATTTGAAAATTCTAAAAAACGGATTCAAAAAGAGAGATTAGACCTTTTTAGAACTATTCATCAACAAATACTTATAGATTTAATTCCAATTTTAGATGATTTTGAACGAAGTCTTAAAGAACTAAAAAAATCAAAAGATGAACTTCTCATAAAAGGAGTATCTCTTATACAAGAAAAATTAATAAAAATTTTAAAAGAGAAAGGTCTCAAAAAGATAAAAACAAAAAAAGGAGACGATTTTAACACGGATTTTCATGAGGCAATAACACAAGTTCCATCTATTACTGAGGATTTAAAAGGGAAAGTTTTAGAGATCATAGAATCTGGATATATTCTCAAAGAAAAAGTGATACGACATGCTAAAGTCATTACCGGTAAATAA
- the dnaJ gene encoding molecular chaperone DnaJ → MVKKDYYEVLGISRNASSEEIKKAYRKLAIKYHPDKNLDNKKNAEEKFKEAAEAYEVLSNPEKRQRYDKFGHSGVKGSGSGSGMNMEDIFANFGDIFADAFGEGFSSFGFGKSTRQRTIKGSDLRIRVKLTLEEVANGIEKKVKVKRMKVARGVKFRTCTFCHGTGQITRVTNTILGKMQTTSQCNLCSGTGKNLENIPFGSNKHGLIKEEELVNIQIPAGLTEGIQLKVSGKGNEAPFDGIPGDLIVLIEEIPHPRLKREGNNLHYDLYISFPDAILGTLKEVPTINGKARIKIDSGTQSGKTLRLKNKGLPNLEGYGRGSLLIHVNVWTPKKINEEQRKFFEKMRKNENFLPHPGNSEKSFFDRVREMFS, encoded by the coding sequence ATGGTAAAAAAAGATTATTACGAAGTATTAGGGATTTCTCGAAATGCTTCTTCAGAAGAAATTAAAAAAGCTTATAGAAAATTAGCAATTAAATATCATCCTGATAAAAATTTAGATAATAAAAAAAATGCTGAAGAAAAATTTAAAGAAGCTGCTGAAGCTTATGAAGTTTTAAGCAATCCAGAAAAAAGACAACGTTACGATAAATTTGGCCATTCTGGAGTAAAAGGAAGTGGATCTGGATCAGGAATGAATATGGAGGATATTTTTGCAAATTTCGGAGATATTTTTGCAGATGCTTTTGGAGAAGGTTTTTCTAGTTTTGGATTTGGAAAATCTACACGACAGAGAACCATTAAAGGGAGCGATCTTAGAATAAGAGTGAAACTGACATTAGAAGAAGTAGCTAATGGAATAGAAAAAAAAGTAAAAGTAAAAAGAATGAAAGTTGCTAGAGGGGTCAAGTTTAGAACTTGCACTTTTTGCCATGGAACTGGTCAAATAACACGTGTTACTAATACAATACTAGGAAAGATGCAAACCACATCTCAATGTAATCTTTGTTCCGGAACTGGAAAAAATCTTGAAAATATTCCTTTTGGTTCTAATAAACACGGATTAATAAAAGAAGAAGAATTAGTAAATATACAAATTCCTGCAGGTTTGACAGAAGGAATTCAATTGAAAGTTTCTGGTAAAGGAAATGAAGCTCCATTTGATGGAATTCCTGGAGATTTAATTGTGTTAATTGAAGAAATTCCTCATCCTAGGTTAAAAAGAGAAGGGAACAACCTTCATTATGATTTATATATTTCCTTTCCAGATGCTATATTAGGTACATTAAAAGAAGTTCCTACTATAAATGGAAAAGCACGTATTAAAATAGATTCAGGAACACAATCAGGAAAAACTCTTAGATTAAAAAATAAAGGATTGCCTAATCTTGAAGGATATGGTCGTGGAAGTCTTCTAATTCATGTCAATGTTTGGACTCCAAAAAAAATAAACGAAGAACAGAGAAAATTTTTTGAAAAAATGAGAAAAAATGAAAATTTTCTTCCTCATCCTGGAAATTCTGAAAAATCTTTTTTTGATCGCGTACGAGAAATGTTTTCTTAA
- the mnmA gene encoding tRNA 2-thiouridine(34) synthase MnmA, which yields MKRIIVVVGLSGGVDSSVAALLLKKKGYEVIGLFMLNWGDSIFDTQCSLWKDSVDAMLVAQELNIPFQVIEMRKEYKESIINYMFNEYKSGKTPNPDILCNQKIKFNLFLKRAIDLGADFIATGHYVNKQKIIKNNQEIYRLLIGKDSNKDQSYFLCRLTQYQLKKSLFPLGKLTKNQVRKIAEKNKLCNADKKDSQGLCFVGKIHLMKFLQKEIYPKKGEIINIDSNSMIYRKKKYSLSKEEELFFLSQKIGYQKSDGKLIGYHKGAQYFTIGQRKGISLGGYKEALFVIETDINKNIVYTGMGKNHPGLYKKSLFIENKDIHWIRKDLSLSDGEKMNVFCRIRYRQPLQKAKLHKIKRGILIEFEMLQCAITKGQFAVWYLEKELIGSGIIS from the coding sequence ATGAAAAGAATAATAGTGGTAGTAGGACTTTCAGGAGGTGTTGATTCTAGTGTTGCTGCTTTACTTCTTAAAAAGAAAGGATATGAAGTGATTGGTCTATTTATGCTAAATTGGGGAGATTCAATTTTCGATACTCAATGTTCTTTATGGAAAGACAGCGTTGATGCTATGTTAGTAGCTCAAGAACTAAATATTCCTTTTCAAGTAATAGAAATGAGAAAAGAATACAAAGAATCTATTATTAATTATATGTTTAACGAATATAAATCTGGAAAAACTCCTAATCCAGATATTTTGTGTAATCAAAAAATAAAATTCAATCTTTTTTTGAAAAGAGCTATTGATTTAGGAGCTGATTTTATAGCTACCGGGCATTATGTTAATAAACAGAAAATCATAAAAAATAATCAAGAAATTTATCGTCTTTTGATTGGAAAAGATTCCAATAAAGATCAATCATATTTCTTATGTAGGTTAACACAATATCAATTAAAAAAATCCCTATTTCCATTAGGAAAATTGACAAAAAATCAAGTTCGAAAAATAGCAGAAAAAAATAAATTGTGTAACGCTGACAAAAAAGATTCTCAAGGATTATGTTTTGTTGGAAAGATTCATTTAATGAAATTTCTTCAAAAAGAAATTTATCCAAAAAAAGGAGAAATTATAAACATAGATTCAAATTCTATGATTTATAGGAAAAAAAAATATTCTTTATCAAAAGAAGAAGAATTATTTTTCCTATCTCAAAAAATAGGATATCAAAAATCAGATGGAAAACTAATTGGATATCACAAAGGGGCACAATACTTCACAATAGGTCAACGAAAAGGAATTTCTCTAGGTGGATATAAAGAAGCTCTTTTTGTTATTGAAACTGATATCAATAAAAACATTGTATATACAGGAATGGGAAAAAATCATCCTGGTTTATATAAAAAATCTTTATTTATTGAAAATAAAGACATTCATTGGATCAGAAAAGATCTTTCTCTTTCTGATGGAGAAAAAATGAATGTATTCTGTAGGATTCGGTACAGGCAACCTCTACAAAAGGCAAAATTACATAAAATAAAAAGGGGGATTTTGATAGAATTTGAAATGCTGCAATGTGCTATTACAAAAGGACAATTTGCAGTATGGTATCTAGAGAAAGAATTGATAGGATCCGGAATAATCTCGTGA
- the ilvD gene encoding dihydroxy-acid dehydratase, translating to MKRKINSFSRKITNNPNLPAAHAMLYATGMRESDFCKAQIGIVSNWYEGNPCNMHLDILGKKIKLSVINQKNLIGFQFTTIGVSDGITMGTPGMRFSLPSRELIADSIETVVEAHHYDGVIAIPGCDKNMPGVMISLLRLNRPSIIVYGGSISSGFYNEKKLDIVSSFEALGEKNTCKISEEEYKNIIKNSCPGPGSCGGMYTANTMASALEAMGMSLPYSSSSPSTSENKKKECKIVSTFIQKLLERKVKPKDIVTKTSIENGVKLAMCLGGSTNLILHFLAIAKSANVHFTLKDFQKISNQVPLIGNLKPSGIFLMEDIHKIGGTPVIIKYLLNQGILSGDCLTVTGETLHENMKKIPNINFNQKIIYPLNNPIKKNGHIRILYGNLSPEGSVAKITGKEGIFFRGEANVFDSEEDANKAILNHKIQTGEVIVIRYVGPIGGPGMPEMLKPTSYIMGSGLGKNVALITDGRFSGGSHGFVVGHITPEAQSGGLIAFVRNGDFIKIDAENNLLTLEVEEEEIQKRKKEWIPPLLKVKKGYLYKYIKTVSPASEGCVTDQF from the coding sequence ATGAAAAGAAAAATTAATAGTTTCAGTAGAAAAATTACAAATAACCCAAATTTACCCGCAGCACACGCTATGTTATATGCTACTGGTATGAGAGAATCAGATTTTTGCAAAGCTCAAATAGGAATAGTAAGCAATTGGTACGAGGGGAACCCTTGTAACATGCATTTAGACATACTTGGAAAAAAAATCAAATTATCAGTTATCAATCAAAAAAATTTAATAGGATTTCAATTTACTACTATTGGAGTCAGTGATGGAATTACTATGGGGACACCAGGAATGAGATTTTCTTTACCTTCTAGAGAATTAATAGCGGATAGTATAGAAACAGTAGTAGAAGCACATCATTATGATGGAGTTATAGCTATTCCAGGATGTGATAAAAATATGCCAGGAGTAATGATTTCTTTACTTAGATTGAATAGACCTTCTATTATAGTATATGGAGGAAGTATTTCTTCAGGATTTTATAATGAAAAAAAATTAGATATTGTTTCTTCTTTTGAAGCATTAGGTGAAAAAAATACCTGTAAAATTTCTGAAGAAGAATACAAAAATATTATCAAAAATTCTTGCCCGGGACCAGGATCTTGTGGAGGAATGTATACTGCAAATACAATGGCTTCTGCTTTAGAAGCTATGGGGATGTCGCTTCCTTATTCTTCTTCTTCTCCTTCAACAAGTGAGAATAAAAAAAAAGAGTGTAAAATAGTGTCCACATTTATTCAAAAACTTTTAGAAAGAAAAGTAAAACCTAAAGATATTGTAACAAAAACTTCTATAGAAAATGGAGTAAAATTAGCAATGTGTTTAGGAGGATCTACTAATCTTATTTTGCATTTTTTAGCAATAGCCAAATCCGCAAATGTTCATTTTACACTAAAAGATTTTCAAAAAATTAGCAACCAGGTTCCTCTTATTGGAAATTTAAAACCAAGTGGCATTTTTTTAATGGAAGATATTCATAAAATTGGGGGGACTCCTGTCATTATAAAATATTTATTAAATCAAGGAATATTATCTGGAGATTGTTTAACAGTTACAGGGGAAACTTTACATGAAAATATGAAAAAGATTCCTAATATCAATTTCAATCAAAAAATTATTTATCCTTTAAATAACCCTATAAAGAAAAACGGCCATATAAGAATTTTATATGGAAATCTTTCTCCAGAGGGATCTGTTGCAAAAATTACTGGAAAAGAAGGAATTTTTTTTCGGGGGGAAGCAAATGTTTTTGATTCAGAAGAAGATGCCAATAAAGCTATTTTAAATCATAAAATTCAAACAGGGGAAGTTATTGTGATTAGATATGTCGGTCCTATAGGAGGTCCGGGGATGCCAGAAATGCTTAAACCAACATCTTATATTATGGGATCAGGATTAGGAAAAAATGTAGCTCTTATTACAGATGGAAGATTTTCAGGTGGTTCTCATGGATTTGTTGTAGGACATATTACTCCAGAAGCACAATCTGGTGGTTTGATAGCTTTTGTTAGAAATGGAGATTTTATTAAAATAGACGCGGAAAATAATCTCCTAACACTTGAAGTAGAAGAAGAAGAAATACAAAAAAGAAAAAAAGAATGGATTCCACCTTTATTAAAGGTAAAAAAAGGATATTTATATAAATATATAAAAACTGTTTCTCCAGCTTCAGAAGGGTGCGTCACAGATCAATTTTAA
- the ilvB gene encoding biosynthetic-type acetolactate synthase large subunit encodes MEKKLFSGSEIVIKTLLYENVEYIFGYPGGAIMPIYDSLHDYLNLVSHILMRHEQGSIHAAQGYARATGKTGVCFTTSGPGATNLITGLADALIDSTPIVCITGQVSSHLLGTDAFQETNIIDISIPVTKWNIQVLKAKDICESIQKGFFIAKKGRPGPVLIDITKDAQFQKSEFHYTRCKYVKNFHPYPCIKEKKIKEAANLINTSKKPFILVGQGVILAHAEEEFKIFVEKTGIPVASTLLGLGSLESNHHLYVGMLGMHGNYAPNILTNRCDLLIAIGMRFDDRVTGNVKKYAKQAKIIHLEIDPSEVNKNILCHVPILGDCKISLKKLISYVKKKTHEKWINEFFHLKEKEVTTVIKEDLNPVKKKGITMGEVIKWINFYKQKEAILVTDVGQHQMVASRYFDFTCKKSQITSGGLGTMGFALPASIGAKLGAKERQVICIVGDGGIQMTIQEMGTILQNDIPVKIILLNNNFLGMVRQWQQLFFNKRYSCTELINPNFIKLAKSYNIEAERVKKRKKLKIAVKKALEREKAFLLEVLIEKEDNVFPMIPAESSVDEIRLT; translated from the coding sequence ATGGAAAAAAAATTATTCTCTGGTTCAGAAATAGTAATAAAAACACTTTTATATGAAAACGTAGAATATATTTTTGGGTATCCCGGTGGTGCTATTATGCCTATATATGATTCTTTACACGATTATTTAAATTTGGTTTCTCACATTTTAATGCGTCATGAACAAGGATCTATTCATGCAGCACAAGGATATGCTAGAGCTACAGGAAAAACCGGTGTTTGTTTTACAACTTCAGGTCCTGGAGCTACTAACTTAATTACTGGATTAGCCGATGCATTAATAGATAGTACCCCAATTGTATGTATAACTGGACAAGTCTCTTCTCATCTTTTAGGGACTGACGCTTTCCAAGAAACGAATATAATAGATATTTCTATTCCTGTAACTAAATGGAACATTCAAGTTTTAAAAGCCAAAGATATTTGCGAATCTATTCAAAAAGGATTTTTTATAGCTAAAAAAGGAAGACCCGGTCCCGTATTAATAGATATCACAAAAGATGCGCAATTTCAAAAATCTGAATTTCATTATACCCGTTGTAAATATGTAAAAAACTTTCATCCATATCCTTGTATAAAAGAAAAAAAAATAAAAGAAGCAGCTAATTTAATTAATACATCTAAAAAACCTTTCATTTTAGTAGGACAAGGGGTCATTTTAGCTCATGCAGAAGAAGAATTTAAAATTTTTGTTGAAAAAACAGGAATTCCAGTAGCTAGTACCCTTCTTGGATTAGGATCATTGGAAAGCAATCATCATTTATATGTAGGAATGTTAGGAATGCATGGAAATTATGCCCCTAATATTTTGACGAATCGATGTGATCTTCTTATTGCTATTGGTATGCGTTTTGATGATCGTGTTACTGGAAATGTTAAAAAATATGCTAAACAAGCTAAAATCATTCATTTGGAAATAGATCCTTCAGAAGTTAACAAAAATATATTATGTCATGTTCCAATTTTAGGAGATTGTAAGATTTCTTTAAAAAAATTGATCTCTTATGTGAAGAAAAAAACTCATGAAAAATGGATAAATGAATTTTTTCATTTAAAAGAAAAAGAAGTAACTACTGTTATTAAAGAGGATCTAAATCCTGTAAAAAAAAAGGGGATAACTATGGGAGAAGTGATTAAGTGGATCAACTTCTATAAACAAAAAGAAGCTATTCTTGTAACAGATGTAGGACAACATCAAATGGTCGCTTCAAGATATTTTGATTTTACTTGTAAAAAAAGTCAGATTACATCTGGAGGATTAGGAACTATGGGGTTTGCTTTACCTGCTTCTATAGGTGCAAAATTAGGAGCAAAAGAGAGGCAAGTGATTTGTATTGTTGGAGATGGGGGAATTCAAATGACAATCCAAGAAATGGGAACTATTTTGCAAAATGATATCCCAGTAAAAATTATATTATTAAACAATAATTTTTTAGGTATGGTTCGTCAGTGGCAACAGCTTTTTTTTAATAAACGTTATTCTTGTACAGAATTAATAAATCCAAATTTTATCAAGTTAGCTAAATCTTATAATATTGAAGCAGAAAGAGTTAAAAAAAGAAAAAAACTAAAAATAGCTGTTAAAAAAGCATTAGAAAGAGAAAAAGCTTTTTTATTAGAAGTTCTTATAGAAAAAGAAGATAATGTTTTTCCTATGATTCCTGCAGAATCTTCTGTAGATGAAATACGCTTAACATAA
- a CDS encoding acetolactate synthase: protein MIILGENQIRLLSRMLVILNRKNLKISHINVSNHITKKNNGVNNNESIDNNTHQYVIDLECNEEQLIKVTKSIEKLIGIIHVYFFKKKENKPREKSWKEIDFPLATF, encoded by the coding sequence ATGATCATTCTAGGAGAAAATCAAATAAGATTGTTAAGTAGAATGCTTGTTATATTGAACCGTAAAAATTTGAAAATTTCACATATAAATGTGTCGAATCATATCACCAAAAAAAATAATGGCGTTAATAATAATGAAAGTATTGATAATAACACTCATCAATATGTTATTGATTTAGAATGTAATGAAGAGCAATTAATTAAAGTTACAAAATCAATTGAAAAACTAATAGGAATAATTCATGTCTACTTTTTCAAAAAAAAAGAAAACAAACCCAGAGAAAAATCATGGAAAGAAATAGATTTTCCGTTAGCTACATTTTAA
- the ilvC gene encoding ketol-acid reductoisomerase — protein MKIKLGPIEETIITREEFPLSKARKNLNKETISILGYGVQGPGQSLNLKDNGFQVIVGQRKNSLSWKKALEDGWIEGKNLFSLEEASEKGTVLMYLLSDAGQISFWPTLKKNLTEGKSLYFSHGFGLTFCEKTKIFPPKNIDIFLVAPKGSGTSLRRLFKQGKGINSSYAIYQDYTGKSLEKAISIGIGIGSGYLFETSFKNEVYSDLVGERGALMGAIQGIFAAQYHVLREQGHSPSESFNETVEELTQSLMPLVSEKGMDWMYSNCSTTAQRGALDWWKIFRDATFPVFRKLYKEVSSGKEAKRIIDSNSHIDYRIKLKKELQNLKNSELWKVGKIIRSLRPEEKKCSLDQKKID, from the coding sequence ATGAAAATTAAACTTGGACCTATAGAAGAAACTATTATTACAAGAGAAGAATTTCCTTTATCTAAGGCTAGAAAAAACTTAAATAAAGAAACTATATCCATATTAGGATATGGAGTACAGGGGCCAGGTCAATCCTTAAATCTAAAAGATAATGGATTTCAAGTGATTGTAGGTCAAAGAAAAAATTCTTTGTCTTGGAAAAAAGCTCTAGAAGATGGATGGATAGAAGGAAAAAATCTTTTTTCATTAGAAGAAGCTTCTGAAAAAGGAACTGTTCTTATGTACCTTTTATCAGATGCGGGGCAAATTTCTTTTTGGCCTACTTTAAAAAAGAATCTTACTGAAGGAAAATCTTTGTATTTTTCACATGGATTTGGATTAACATTTTGTGAAAAAACGAAAATTTTTCCTCCAAAAAATATCGATATTTTTTTGGTAGCTCCAAAAGGATCAGGAACTAGTTTAAGAAGACTTTTTAAACAAGGAAAAGGAATCAACTCTAGTTATGCCATTTATCAGGATTATACTGGAAAAAGTTTGGAAAAAGCTATTTCCATAGGAATAGGAATTGGATCGGGATATTTATTTGAAACAAGTTTTAAAAATGAAGTTTATTCAGATTTAGTGGGGGAAAGAGGGGCATTAATGGGAGCAATACAAGGAATTTTTGCTGCACAATATCATGTTTTAAGAGAACAAGGCCATTCTCCTTCAGAATCATTTAACGAAACGGTAGAAGAATTAACTCAAAGTCTTATGCCATTAGTATCTGAAAAAGGAATGGATTGGATGTATTCGAATTGTTCTACTACTGCTCAAAGAGGGGCTTTAGACTGGTGGAAAATATTTAGAGATGCGACTTTTCCTGTGTTTCGAAAATTGTATAAAGAAGTTTCTTCAGGAAAAGAAGCAAAAAGAATTATAGATTCAAATAGTCATATTGATTATAGAATCAAATTAAAAAAAGAATTACAAAATCTGAAAAATAGTGAATTGTGGAAAGTAGGTAAAATTATTCGTAGTCTTAGACCAGAAGAAAAAAAATGTTCTTTGGATCAAAAAAAAATTGATTAA
- the ilvA gene encoding threonine ammonia-lyase: protein MKNKFKKYFPSHEEVVKAKNILKDIIYETPLQKNLILSEKYKANIFLKREDLQIIRSYKIRGAYNKIKSLSQKEQLNKGIVCASAGNHAQGVAYSCNILQLKGKIYMPSTTPKQKVERVKMFGKEYVEIVLIGDTFDAVSREAMKDCKKNKKIFIHPFDDIKIIEGQATIGMEILKQSPLNIDYVFIPIGGGGLASGVGSHFKLFSPKTKIIGVEPQGAASMSYSLKKGKVMELKKIDWFIDGASVKKVGELNFNICNQVLYEIKTVPEGKVCTTILDLYNLEAIVAEPAGALSISALDFYSKKIKGKTIVCILSGGNNDITRTEEIRERSLIYEKRKHYFIVKFPQRSGALKEFVNNILGEKDDIAYFEYSKKTSKEEGPAIIGIELADKNELSGLLGRMKKYKVHFQYLNKNPDLFRILI, encoded by the coding sequence TTGAAAAATAAATTCAAAAAATATTTTCCTTCTCACGAAGAAGTAGTAAAAGCTAAAAATATTTTAAAAGATATTATTTATGAAACTCCACTACAAAAAAATTTGATCTTATCAGAAAAATACAAAGCTAATATTTTTTTGAAAAGAGAAGATTTACAAATTATACGATCATATAAAATTAGAGGGGCATATAATAAAATAAAAAGTCTGTCTCAGAAAGAGCAACTGAACAAAGGAATTGTTTGCGCTAGTGCAGGAAATCATGCCCAAGGTGTTGCATATTCTTGTAATATACTACAATTAAAAGGGAAAATTTACATGCCTAGTACAACTCCTAAACAAAAAGTAGAAAGAGTAAAAATGTTTGGAAAAGAATATGTTGAAATTGTTCTTATTGGAGATACATTTGATGCTGTAAGTCGTGAAGCAATGAAAGATTGTAAAAAAAATAAAAAAATTTTTATTCATCCTTTTGATGACATAAAAATTATAGAAGGTCAAGCTACTATAGGAATGGAAATACTTAAACAATCTCCATTAAATATAGATTATGTTTTTATTCCTATTGGTGGGGGGGGGTTGGCTTCAGGTGTAGGAAGTCATTTTAAACTATTTAGTCCCAAAACTAAAATTATAGGAGTAGAACCTCAGGGCGCTGCTTCTATGAGTTACTCTCTAAAAAAAGGAAAAGTTATGGAATTAAAAAAAATAGATTGGTTTATTGATGGAGCTTCAGTCAAAAAAGTAGGAGAATTGAATTTTAACATATGTAATCAAGTGTTATATGAAATAAAAACAGTACCGGAAGGAAAAGTTTGTACGACGATTTTAGATTTATATAATTTAGAAGCTATTGTTGCAGAACCAGCTGGAGCACTTTCAATATCCGCATTAGATTTTTATTCTAAAAAAATCAAAGGAAAGACTATAGTTTGTATATTAAGTGGAGGAAATAATGATATAACAAGAACAGAAGAAATAAGAGAAAGATCTCTTATTTATGAGAAAAGAAAACATTATTTTATTGTTAAATTTCCACAAAGATCTGGTGCTTTAAAAGAATTTGTTAATAATATTTTAGGGGAAAAAGACGATATTGCTTATTTTGAATATTCAAAAAAAACTTCCAAAGAAGAAGGTCCTGCAATTATAGGAATAGAATTAGCTGATAAAAATGAATTATCAGGACTTTTAGGAAGAATGAAAAAATATAAAGTTCATTTTCAGTATTTAAACAAAAATCCAGATTTATTTCGTATTCTAATATAG
- the dapB gene encoding 4-hydroxy-tetrahydrodipicolinate reductase, with product MNIAIIGYGKMGKIIEKVSKLRNHRISLISDDTPTPILLKNSDVAIEFSQPNTAFNNIKICIENHIPIVCGTTGWIEKLDLIKKICKEKNGSFLYSSNFSIGMNIFYEINHKLSKLLSPYSVDYEVIIEEIHHKEKLDKPSGTTLSLAKDIIHNKMKKEWILDQKEKKDQILILSKRFGSVTGTHVVTYQSKIDNIMIQHKAYSREGFALGAIIAAEWIKNKRGVFSMKEVLGISS from the coding sequence ATGAACATAGCGATAATAGGATATGGAAAAATGGGGAAAATTATAGAAAAAGTATCTAAACTCAGAAATCATAGAATTTCACTTATTTCTGATGATACACCAACCCCCATTTTATTGAAAAATTCAGATGTTGCAATAGAATTTAGTCAACCTAACACTGCATTTAACAATATAAAAATTTGTATAGAAAATCATATTCCTATAGTATGTGGAACTACAGGATGGATAGAAAAATTAGATCTTATTAAAAAAATATGCAAGGAAAAAAACGGTTCTTTTCTGTATTCTTCTAATTTTAGTATAGGAATGAATATTTTTTACGAAATAAATCATAAACTATCAAAATTACTATCTCCATATTCTGTGGATTATGAAGTCATAATAGAAGAAATTCATCACAAAGAAAAATTAGATAAACCAAGCGGGACAACACTATCCTTAGCAAAGGATATTATCCATAATAAAATGAAAAAAGAATGGATTTTGGATCAAAAAGAAAAAAAAGATCAAATATTAATTCTTTCAAAAAGATTTGGATCTGTAACAGGAACACATGTAGTTACATATCAATCTAAAATAGATAATATAATGATTCAACATAAAGCTTATAGTAGAGAAGGTTTTGCTTTGGGGGCTATTATTGCTGCAGAATGGATAAAAAATAAAAGGGGGGTCTTTTCTATGAAAGAAGTATTGGGAATATCATCATAA